From the Chloroflexus aurantiacus J-10-fl genome, one window contains:
- the pfkB gene encoding 1-phosphofructokinase: MNIATITLNPAIDQTVFVDHFQLNTVNRARAMQRDAGGKGVNVASFLADYGLSVTATGLLGAENPHIFERHFAAKGITDRFVRVPGATRIGVKIVDEANQQTTDINLPGLPPPPAALNTLIDVIDELAVNHEWFVLAGKLPPGVPIEFIPNLVARLRSFNCNVALDVSGPALIAGLQAQPSLVKPNLDELRQIDLLDGEGLEAVGNAARRINQMGVGLAIVSMGAQGAIFSDGTQLLHAIPPSVTVRSTVGAGDAMVAGTIAGLVEGLSLTEIARRATAFSLAALGSIGAHLPPRAELIALAAKVTVTVVDPAVTTVTPVDQ, translated from the coding sequence ATGAACATCGCTACCATAACCCTCAATCCGGCCATTGATCAGACGGTCTTCGTCGATCATTTTCAATTGAACACCGTGAACCGGGCACGCGCTATGCAACGCGATGCCGGCGGCAAAGGGGTGAATGTCGCATCCTTCCTGGCCGATTATGGCCTTTCGGTCACCGCCACCGGCTTACTCGGTGCCGAAAATCCCCATATCTTTGAGCGCCATTTTGCGGCCAAAGGCATCACCGACCGGTTTGTCCGGGTGCCGGGTGCCACCCGGATCGGGGTAAAAATCGTTGATGAAGCGAACCAGCAGACGACCGATATTAATCTCCCTGGTTTGCCGCCACCACCCGCTGCCTTGAACACCCTGATCGACGTGATCGATGAGCTGGCCGTTAATCACGAATGGTTTGTGCTGGCCGGCAAGTTACCGCCCGGCGTACCGATTGAATTCATTCCCAACCTGGTTGCCCGTCTCCGCAGTTTTAACTGCAACGTTGCCCTTGATGTCAGCGGGCCGGCCCTGATTGCCGGTCTGCAAGCCCAACCTTCACTGGTGAAACCCAACCTTGATGAGCTACGCCAGATCGATCTGCTCGATGGTGAAGGGTTGGAAGCAGTGGGCAATGCGGCGCGTCGGATCAATCAGATGGGAGTAGGGCTGGCAATTGTATCTATGGGTGCGCAGGGTGCAATCTTTAGCGATGGAACGCAATTACTGCACGCCATCCCGCCATCGGTCACCGTGCGGAGTACAGTCGGTGCCGGGGATGCAATGGTCGCCGGCACCATTGCCGGCCTCGTTGAAGGACTATCGCTAACCGAGATCGCTCGTCGCGCAACAGCCTTTTCACTGGCAGCGCTCGGTTCAATTGGGGCACACCTGCCGCCACGCGCTGAACTGATCGCGCTGGCAGCAAAAGTTACCGTTACCGTGGTTGATCCGGCTGTCACGACCGTGACGCCTGTTGATCAATAG
- the tenA gene encoding thiaminase II, translating to MTRFTDTLWSSITDIYQAIIYHPFNEELARGILPREKFAFYMQQDALYLADFARALAIMAGRAPDEAAIIQFVRFAEGVAVVERALHHTYFREFGIETPTRQPAPACFTYTNFLLATAACRSYEEGMAALLPCFWIYREVGHDIYRRAAPNNPYQKWIDTYAGQEFDEVVTQAIALTDTIAEQASATQQQRMRDAFIYSARLEWMFWDSAYRLEQWLP from the coding sequence ATGACACGCTTTACCGACACCCTTTGGTCATCAATTACCGACATCTATCAGGCCATTATCTATCACCCGTTCAACGAGGAGCTGGCGCGGGGAATTTTGCCGCGCGAGAAGTTCGCCTTCTACATGCAGCAGGATGCGCTGTACCTGGCCGATTTTGCCCGCGCACTGGCGATAATGGCCGGACGGGCACCTGATGAAGCGGCGATTATTCAGTTTGTGCGCTTTGCTGAAGGGGTGGCGGTGGTTGAGCGCGCTCTCCATCACACCTATTTTCGTGAATTTGGGATTGAGACGCCAACGCGGCAGCCGGCTCCGGCCTGTTTTACCTACACCAACTTCTTGCTGGCAACCGCGGCCTGTCGCAGTTACGAAGAGGGGATGGCGGCGCTGTTGCCGTGCTTCTGGATTTATCGTGAGGTGGGACACGACATCTATCGGCGTGCAGCGCCCAACAATCCCTACCAGAAGTGGATTGACACCTACGCCGGCCAGGAGTTTGATGAGGTGGTGACGCAGGCAATTGCGCTGACCGACACCATCGCTGAACAGGCATCGGCGACGCAGCAACAACGTATGCGGGACGCCTTCATCTATTCGGCTCGCCTGGAGTGGATGTTCTGGGATAGTGCGTATCGGCTGGAGCAGTGGTTACCCTGA
- the ptsP gene encoding phosphoenolpyruvate--protein phosphotransferase, whose translation MVKLTAASVRIGATATSKAEAIRQVGQVLVEAGHIQPAYIESMLAREALANTFLGNGIAIPHGKPEDRDLILETGIAVLQIPNGVTWNAGETARLIVGIAARSDEHIDILRRLTRVLGDAALVERLSQTRDPADIVEALTGSRPLPASPSPGDYDHAIQVVIHNPTGLHARPATAFVETARRFQAAVRVRYGDAVADGKSLLSLLQLGVSSGASVTISAQGTDAPAALAALKALVESGMGEEPVAEDTANRPKVPYRGWVPQHVATTINGIAAAEGLAVGPIRHYRRAPLVVSDTPGDRMSEATALERAIAEARSELELVAGEVSRRLGSSRAAIFRAHAELLTDPALMRETVSRIFDGHSAAWAWQQTIAARVAQLEKLDDPVLAGRAVDLSDVGQRVLRHLLGLGEMPFISLAEPAILVADDLTPSDTATLDPDSVLGLCTALGGPTSHTAIIARSLGLPAIVAAGTAVLDIEDGTPAILDGYSGRLYLRPSAADVEAARALRAGLDQEQAVAFATRHQPAITRDGVHIEVAANVNRVADVVRALENGADGVGLMRTEFLFLERDSAPDEEEQYQAYRAMVEAMNGRPLIIRTLDIGGDKEAPYLNIAREDNSFLGIRGLRLCLRRPDLFEPQLRAIYRAAMHGPLKMMFPMVATLEEVQQAKAIAERIRAELNAPPVEIGIMVEVPSAAMLADVLAQEVDFFSIGTNDLTQYVLAMDRLHPDLARQADSLHPAVLRTIARTVEGAASAGRWVGVCGGIASDPLGAAILVGLGVQELSVSIPSVATIKAHLRGLSAADLRDLARRALACRNAAEVRAL comes from the coding sequence ATGGTAAAGCTAACCGCCGCGAGTGTGCGCATCGGCGCGACCGCGACCTCGAAAGCAGAGGCGATTCGTCAGGTTGGGCAGGTGCTGGTCGAGGCCGGCCATATTCAACCTGCGTATATCGAGAGTATGCTGGCCCGTGAAGCGCTGGCCAATACCTTCCTCGGTAATGGAATTGCTATTCCGCACGGCAAACCGGAAGACCGCGACCTCATCCTCGAAACCGGCATTGCTGTCTTGCAAATTCCCAACGGCGTCACGTGGAATGCGGGTGAGACGGCTCGTTTGATTGTCGGCATTGCCGCCCGTTCCGACGAGCATATTGACATCTTACGCCGCCTGACCCGTGTGCTCGGTGATGCGGCGCTGGTCGAACGGTTATCCCAGACTCGTGATCCTGCCGATATTGTCGAAGCGCTGACCGGTAGCCGTCCCCTGCCCGCTTCCCCATCCCCCGGTGACTACGATCACGCGATTCAGGTGGTGATTCACAATCCAACCGGCCTGCACGCCCGCCCGGCAACCGCCTTTGTCGAAACGGCCAGACGCTTTCAGGCCGCGGTGCGCGTCCGCTATGGCGATGCGGTGGCCGATGGCAAGAGCCTCTTGAGTCTGTTGCAATTGGGGGTGAGTAGTGGGGCCAGCGTTACCATTTCGGCTCAGGGTACCGACGCTCCGGCGGCCTTAGCCGCGCTCAAGGCCCTGGTTGAGAGTGGTATGGGCGAGGAACCGGTTGCCGAAGACACGGCCAATCGTCCGAAAGTGCCCTACCGCGGGTGGGTGCCACAGCACGTTGCTACGACCATTAATGGCATCGCTGCCGCCGAGGGGCTGGCGGTTGGGCCGATCCGCCACTACCGCCGGGCACCGCTGGTTGTCAGCGATACTCCCGGTGACCGGATGAGCGAAGCCACCGCTCTCGAACGGGCCATTGCCGAGGCGCGCAGCGAGCTTGAGCTGGTGGCCGGTGAAGTCAGCCGTCGGCTTGGTTCATCTCGCGCCGCCATTTTCCGTGCCCATGCCGAATTGCTGACCGACCCGGCGCTGATGCGTGAAACTGTCAGCCGGATTTTCGACGGCCACAGCGCGGCCTGGGCCTGGCAACAGACCATCGCGGCCCGTGTTGCTCAGCTTGAAAAGCTTGATGACCCGGTACTGGCCGGGCGCGCTGTCGATCTGAGCGATGTCGGCCAGCGGGTGTTGCGCCACTTGCTCGGCCTGGGTGAGATGCCGTTCATCAGTCTGGCCGAACCGGCAATTCTGGTAGCCGATGACCTGACCCCTTCTGACACGGCCACGCTCGATCCCGACAGTGTGCTGGGGCTTTGTACAGCGCTCGGTGGCCCAACGTCGCACACCGCGATTATCGCCCGTTCACTCGGCCTGCCGGCCATCGTTGCCGCCGGTACTGCCGTGCTCGATATTGAAGACGGTACGCCGGCAATTCTCGATGGCTACAGTGGCCGGCTCTATCTTCGACCATCAGCCGCCGATGTTGAAGCAGCGCGTGCCTTGCGCGCCGGTCTCGATCAGGAACAGGCGGTGGCATTCGCTACCCGTCATCAGCCGGCCATCACCCGCGATGGTGTCCATATCGAAGTTGCTGCCAACGTCAACCGGGTAGCTGATGTTGTGCGTGCCCTTGAGAACGGTGCCGACGGGGTTGGCTTAATGCGTACCGAGTTTCTGTTCCTCGAACGCGACAGTGCTCCCGACGAAGAGGAACAGTATCAGGCGTACCGGGCGATGGTTGAGGCGATGAATGGGCGTCCGCTGATCATTCGCACCCTCGACATTGGGGGCGATAAAGAGGCACCCTATCTCAATATTGCCCGCGAAGACAATTCGTTCCTGGGTATTCGTGGCTTACGGCTCTGCCTGCGCCGACCCGATCTGTTCGAGCCGCAATTACGCGCCATCTACCGCGCCGCTATGCACGGCCCGCTCAAAATGATGTTTCCGATGGTCGCTACGCTGGAAGAGGTGCAACAGGCCAAAGCGATTGCCGAGCGCATCCGTGCCGAACTCAATGCGCCACCGGTCGAGATCGGGATTATGGTCGAGGTACCATCGGCAGCCATGCTGGCCGACGTGCTGGCGCAAGAGGTCGATTTCTTCTCCATCGGCACCAACGATTTGACGCAGTACGTCCTGGCGATGGATCGCCTGCATCCAGACCTGGCCCGCCAGGCCGATAGTCTGCACCCGGCTGTGCTCCGCACAATTGCCCGCACCGTCGAAGGCGCAGCCAGTGCCGGACGCTGGGTCGGTGTCTGTGGTGGTATTGCCAGTGATCCGCTCGGCGCAGCGATTCTGGTCGGTTTAGGCGTCCAAGAGCTGAGCGTCAGTATTCCCAGTGTCGCGACCATCAAAGCGCACCTGCGCGGTCTGAGTGCCGCCGATCTGCGTGATCTGGCGCGACGAGCACTGGCGTGTCGTAATGCAGCGGAGGTGCGCGCACTATGA
- a CDS encoding PTS fructose transporter subunit IIC, with protein sequence MAVIVAITSCPTGIAHTFMAAEGLQRGAESLGHTIKVETQGSVGAENTLTAADIAAAEVVIIAADTKVDLSRFAGKRIYETSTKAAIHDGAGVVKAALAQATTKAVSAGARSDLVDQVAAAKAARASGVAGPYKHLMTGVSYMLPFVVAGGLLIALAFAFGGIYVYEDANRGTLGWALFQIGAPSAFALMVPILAGFIAFSIADRPGLAPGMIGGMLASSTGSGFLGGILAGFIAGYATQWLNQNLNLPKTLAGLKPVLILPLLSSLFVGLLMVYVIGQPVSSALNALTAWLQSMEQSSALILGLILGAMMAFDMGGPVNKAAYTFATGLLASQVTTPMAAVMAAGMTPPLGLALATLLFKDRFSDEEREAGKAAAVLGISFITEGAIPFAAKDPFRVIPSIMVGSAVAGALSMLFGATLAVPHGGIFVLPIPNAVGNLPMYIVAILAGTLVTAAMLYVLKRPLNTAEAPTTAAVRGTAD encoded by the coding sequence ATGGCGGTCATTGTCGCAATTACGTCATGTCCCACCGGTATCGCGCATACCTTTATGGCAGCGGAGGGGCTACAACGGGGAGCAGAGAGTCTCGGCCACACGATCAAGGTCGAGACACAGGGGTCGGTTGGCGCCGAAAACACGCTGACGGCGGCTGATATTGCCGCTGCCGAGGTGGTGATCATTGCCGCCGACACCAAAGTCGATCTGAGTCGGTTTGCCGGCAAGCGGATTTACGAAACCAGCACGAAAGCGGCAATTCACGACGGGGCAGGCGTGGTGAAGGCAGCACTTGCCCAGGCCACCACCAAAGCAGTATCGGCGGGGGCACGATCCGATCTGGTTGATCAGGTCGCAGCGGCAAAGGCGGCCCGCGCATCAGGCGTAGCCGGCCCGTACAAGCATCTGATGACCGGCGTCAGCTATATGCTCCCCTTCGTGGTAGCCGGTGGTCTGCTCATTGCCCTGGCATTTGCCTTCGGCGGTATCTACGTCTACGAAGATGCAAACCGTGGCACGCTGGGCTGGGCATTGTTCCAGATCGGTGCCCCATCGGCCTTCGCGCTGATGGTACCCATCCTCGCCGGCTTCATCGCCTTCTCTATCGCAGATCGGCCCGGTCTGGCCCCCGGTATGATCGGTGGCATGCTGGCCTCTTCCACCGGTTCCGGCTTCCTCGGCGGTATCCTGGCCGGGTTCATCGCCGGTTACGCGACGCAATGGCTCAACCAGAACCTCAACCTGCCCAAGACACTGGCCGGCCTGAAGCCGGTACTGATCCTGCCGCTGCTCAGCTCGCTATTCGTCGGTCTGCTGATGGTCTACGTGATCGGCCAGCCGGTGAGTTCAGCCCTCAATGCCTTAACGGCCTGGCTGCAAAGCATGGAGCAGAGCAGTGCGCTAATCCTCGGCCTGATCCTGGGTGCGATGATGGCCTTCGATATGGGTGGCCCGGTCAACAAAGCTGCCTACACCTTCGCCACCGGACTGCTGGCCTCGCAAGTCACGACGCCGATGGCAGCCGTGATGGCCGCCGGTATGACCCCACCGCTCGGCCTGGCACTGGCGACCCTGCTGTTCAAAGATCGCTTCTCTGACGAAGAGCGTGAGGCGGGCAAGGCCGCTGCCGTACTCGGCATCTCCTTCATCACCGAAGGTGCCATTCCCTTCGCGGCCAAAGACCCCTTCCGCGTCATTCCTTCGATTATGGTTGGGTCGGCAGTAGCCGGTGCGCTCTCGATGCTCTTCGGGGCAACGCTGGCTGTGCCACACGGTGGTATCTTCGTGCTGCCTATTCCGAATGCTGTCGGCAACCTGCCGATGTACATCGTCGCCATCCTGGCCGGTACCCTGGTAACCGCAGCGATGCTCTATGTGCTCAAGCGACCACTGAATACCGCCGAAGCACCGACAACGGCAGCAGTGCGGGGGACGGCTGATTAG
- the lon gene encoding endopeptidase La — protein sequence MNDETLREQTTAESEETSPTTPSPEPEVVETLPLIPLEGAVVFPYIVVSLTLDELGSASAEAAAREGRQVLLAARRPDAPADAPITDQLFNVGVVARIEQLGTLPNGASGVVVRGLVRAVLGEAVQTTPYLRFRFTRRPDVFERTPELEQLMVEVHAAIDAVLELRPGVTQEIRNFVRSIDDPGHLADNTGYSPDYTFAERQELLETFDVSERLRKVLMFYRKQFALLEVQAKLRQEVQESAARQQREFYLRQQLRAIQKELGEDTSEAAELDDLRQKLAAADLPEVARKEADRELSRLARINASSPEYQMVRTYLEWLAELPWNKYTGQPIDIAFARQVLDEDHHGLQKVKERILEYLAVKQRRAALGEENLRANREPILAFVGPPGVGKTSLGQSIARALGRSFVRMSLGGVRDEAELRGFRRTYIGSQPGRIIQELRRAGTADPVILLDEIDKLGIDYRGDPAAALLEVLDPEQNHTFTDHYLNLPFDLSRVLFLATANTWDTVPPALRDRMEVIELSGYIEDEKVQIAQIHLVPRQLRANGLRPEEAVVTEDAIRCIINEYTREAGVRNLERSIGAVLRKVARRLSEGEIDPANTPFVVDAAFVRAALGRPRFTNETRERIDQPGVAIGLVWTPVGGDIIFVEASAVEGKKELTITGQLGEVMRESAEAALTYVRSRARSLGIEPDFFETHAIHIHVPAGAVPKDGPSAGITMATALASAATGRLVRDDIAMTGEISLRGRVLPIGGIKEKALGAHRAGIRTVILPRRNLIDLDDLPPAVSAEMTFIPVDTLDEVLSIALLPPATTTDTLTVAQRSDVLTPAS from the coding sequence ATGAATGATGAAACATTGCGGGAACAGACGACTGCGGAGTCTGAAGAGACATCACCAACGACACCTTCACCCGAACCAGAGGTGGTTGAGACGCTGCCCCTCATTCCGTTAGAGGGAGCGGTCGTTTTTCCTTATATTGTGGTCAGCCTGACGCTCGATGAGTTGGGGTCGGCGTCAGCCGAAGCCGCAGCGCGCGAGGGGCGTCAGGTGTTGCTGGCTGCCCGGCGGCCCGATGCGCCTGCCGATGCGCCGATTACCGACCAGCTCTTCAATGTAGGGGTAGTGGCCCGGATCGAGCAGCTCGGTACCTTGCCGAATGGTGCCAGCGGGGTGGTCGTGCGGGGGCTGGTGCGTGCTGTGCTGGGTGAAGCCGTCCAAACCACGCCGTATCTGCGTTTTCGCTTTACCCGCCGACCCGATGTCTTCGAGCGCACTCCGGAGCTTGAGCAGTTAATGGTCGAGGTTCACGCCGCGATTGACGCGGTGCTCGAATTGCGCCCCGGCGTGACGCAAGAGATTCGCAATTTTGTCCGCTCCATCGACGATCCCGGTCATCTGGCCGACAACACCGGCTATTCGCCCGATTACACCTTCGCCGAGCGCCAGGAATTGCTCGAAACCTTCGACGTAAGCGAGCGGTTGCGCAAGGTGCTGATGTTTTACCGCAAACAGTTCGCCCTACTCGAAGTTCAGGCCAAACTGCGGCAAGAGGTGCAGGAGAGTGCGGCCCGGCAGCAACGCGAATTCTACCTGCGCCAGCAATTGCGCGCTATTCAGAAAGAGCTTGGCGAAGATACGAGTGAAGCCGCGGAACTTGACGATCTCCGGCAGAAGCTGGCCGCTGCCGATCTGCCTGAAGTTGCCCGTAAAGAGGCCGACCGTGAGCTGAGTCGTCTGGCCCGGATCAATGCCAGCTCACCGGAATATCAGATGGTACGTACCTACCTGGAGTGGCTGGCTGAGCTGCCGTGGAATAAGTATACCGGCCAGCCAATTGATATTGCCTTTGCCCGCCAGGTGCTTGATGAAGATCATCACGGCCTCCAGAAGGTCAAAGAGCGGATTCTGGAATATCTGGCAGTGAAGCAACGTCGGGCAGCGTTGGGTGAAGAGAACCTGCGTGCCAATCGCGAGCCAATTCTCGCCTTTGTTGGGCCACCCGGCGTGGGCAAGACCAGTCTGGGGCAGAGTATTGCCCGTGCGCTTGGCCGGAGCTTCGTCCGTATGAGCCTCGGTGGTGTACGTGATGAGGCCGAGCTGCGTGGTTTCCGCCGAACGTACATTGGTTCGCAGCCGGGGCGGATCATCCAGGAGCTGCGCCGTGCCGGTACTGCCGACCCGGTGATCTTGCTGGATGAAATCGATAAGCTGGGGATCGATTATCGCGGTGATCCGGCAGCCGCACTGCTTGAGGTGCTTGATCCCGAACAAAATCACACCTTCACCGATCACTATCTCAATCTGCCGTTCGATCTCTCACGTGTCCTCTTCCTGGCAACGGCCAACACGTGGGATACGGTACCGCCGGCGTTACGTGACCGGATGGAGGTGATTGAGCTATCGGGGTATATCGAAGACGAGAAGGTGCAGATTGCCCAGATTCATCTGGTGCCGCGCCAGTTGCGGGCCAACGGCTTGCGCCCGGAAGAGGCTGTCGTCACCGAAGACGCCATTCGCTGCATCATTAATGAGTACACACGCGAAGCCGGTGTCCGGAATCTGGAGCGTTCGATTGGTGCGGTGCTGCGCAAGGTGGCCCGTCGCCTGAGCGAAGGCGAGATCGATCCGGCCAATACGCCGTTTGTGGTCGATGCTGCGTTTGTGCGCGCCGCGCTGGGGCGGCCACGCTTCACCAATGAAACCCGCGAACGGATCGATCAGCCCGGTGTGGCGATTGGCCTGGTATGGACACCGGTCGGCGGCGATATTATCTTTGTGGAGGCCAGTGCGGTTGAAGGGAAGAAAGAACTTACAATCACCGGCCAACTGGGTGAGGTCATGCGCGAGAGTGCCGAAGCGGCGCTGACCTACGTCCGTTCGCGCGCCCGTTCGCTGGGCATCGAGCCGGATTTCTTCGAGACCCACGCCATTCACATTCACGTGCCGGCTGGTGCGGTGCCCAAAGATGGCCCCTCAGCCGGTATTACGATGGCAACCGCCCTGGCGTCGGCGGCAACCGGTCGGCTGGTGCGTGACGATATTGCCATGACCGGCGAAATCTCACTGCGTGGGCGGGTGTTGCCGATTGGCGGCATCAAAGAGAAGGCACTCGGCGCTCACCGGGCCGGTATCCGCACTGTGATCCTGCCCAGGCGGAATCTGATCGATCTCGACGACCTGCCGCCGGCGGTTAGCGCCGAAATGACCTTCATTCCGGTAGACACCCTTGATGAGGTATTGAGCATCGCCCTTCTGCCGCCGGCGACGACCACAGATACGCTCACTGTGGCGCAGCGGAGTGATGTGCTCACCCCGGCATCCTGA
- a CDS encoding acyl-CoA dehydrogenase family protein has protein sequence MEQHIFSPLAFLRHQLADLAQPDYLEAYQAWWEHEGKPVSAAIDRAGTPWLRMFDRQGQRVDEILYPAEYWRMVRQGYQSGVIWRVFTETSLVPHYLLGYLTAFYDAGLYCPYTVSLSTAVPLAKYGTEAVKAQFLPLLLRQDATVWQGATWMTEIGGGSDLGTTVATIAVAEDGRWYLSGDKYFASNVGAELAVVAARFATGPADIRGLGLFLVPRYRADGSLNYTIRRLKDKIGTRAVPTGEVELRRSEAYLLGRAEWGIYLILETLNLSRVANSVGSVALAQRALAEAVSFAHQRRAFGKPIAAHPLLKRQIEERIVELEAAFALAWEAVCLLEQVWHVTPPYPEQYHLFRLLAHLAKYWTAEFAVQTAKWGMEVHGGIGTLAEYNAERWLRDAMILPIWEGTPHRQILDGLEVMERKGAHRMLLHYLAADAPTQALTDMQHRIEAHLALPQEEKEAGAESLFRDLALLTAHTLRARRLARR, from the coding sequence ATGGAACAGCATATCTTTTCGCCGCTGGCGTTTTTGCGCCACCAGTTGGCCGATCTCGCTCAACCAGACTATCTGGAAGCGTATCAGGCATGGTGGGAACACGAGGGGAAGCCGGTCTCGGCGGCAATTGATCGGGCCGGGACACCCTGGCTGCGAATGTTTGATCGCCAGGGGCAACGGGTTGATGAGATTCTCTACCCCGCTGAATACTGGCGTATGGTGCGGCAGGGCTACCAAAGCGGTGTGATCTGGCGGGTCTTTACCGAAACCTCACTCGTGCCGCACTACCTGTTGGGCTATCTTACCGCTTTCTACGATGCCGGTCTCTACTGCCCGTATACCGTGTCACTTTCAACCGCGGTGCCGCTGGCTAAGTATGGGACGGAAGCAGTGAAAGCCCAGTTTTTGCCGTTGCTGCTGCGCCAGGACGCAACGGTCTGGCAGGGGGCAACCTGGATGACCGAGATCGGTGGCGGCTCTGATCTGGGGACGACCGTAGCGACCATCGCGGTTGCTGAGGATGGCCGCTGGTATCTGAGTGGTGATAAGTATTTTGCCAGTAATGTCGGTGCCGAACTGGCAGTAGTTGCTGCCCGCTTCGCCACCGGCCCGGCAGATATTCGTGGTCTGGGCCTGTTTCTCGTCCCCCGCTACCGCGCCGATGGCAGTCTCAACTACACCATTCGCCGCCTGAAAGACAAGATCGGTACGCGCGCGGTACCCACCGGTGAAGTAGAATTGCGTCGCAGCGAAGCCTATTTGTTGGGGCGGGCGGAATGGGGTATCTACCTCATTCTGGAGACCCTGAACCTCTCGCGGGTGGCAAACAGTGTGGGTAGTGTCGCGCTGGCCCAGCGTGCGCTGGCCGAAGCAGTGAGTTTTGCGCACCAGCGTCGGGCTTTCGGTAAGCCGATAGCTGCCCACCCCTTGCTCAAACGTCAGATTGAGGAACGCATTGTCGAACTGGAAGCTGCCTTTGCGCTGGCCTGGGAAGCGGTTTGCCTGCTCGAACAAGTCTGGCATGTGACACCACCCTATCCAGAACAGTACCATCTCTTTCGTTTGCTTGCGCATCTCGCCAAGTACTGGACGGCTGAGTTTGCGGTGCAGACGGCAAAGTGGGGGATGGAGGTTCACGGCGGGATTGGGACGCTCGCCGAGTACAATGCCGAGCGCTGGTTGCGCGATGCAATGATTCTGCCGATCTGGGAGGGAACGCCACACCGCCAGATTCTGGACGGCCTGGAAGTGATGGAGCGCAAAGGGGCGCATCGGATGCTCTTGCACTATCTGGCTGCTGATGCCCCAACGCAGGCTTTAACCGACATGCAGCATCGGATCGAGGCCCATCTCGCACTTCCCCAGGAAGAGAAAGAAGCCGGGGCCGAGAGTCTCTTCCGTGATCTGGCCTTGCTGACGGCACACACCCTGCGCGCACGCCGGCTGGCCAGGCGGTGA
- a CDS encoding DeoR/GlpR family DNA-binding transcription regulator, with protein sequence MQPDESTIGERSPLMLDRRTRIAELVRQRGSVRVNELADIFGVTPVTIRNDLAALEREGVLVRDHGGAVALPATSALIAFEQRASIRLEAKARIGAAAAQFVQPGDTILLDAGTTVVEMVKHLRQRTPLTVVTNALNVVIELRHLNDVQVWMLGGTVNYATFGTLGPLVEQSLGDLVVEKLFLAAESVDSTYGVTDSTSEIAHTKRALARAARRIILLADSSKWQRRGFIKVLPLEAIETIITDTDLPETELRRLEMAGVRVVLV encoded by the coding sequence ATGCAGCCCGACGAGAGCACGATTGGAGAACGCAGCCCCCTAATGCTCGACCGGCGAACCCGCATTGCCGAACTCGTGCGGCAGCGTGGTTCAGTGCGGGTCAATGAGCTGGCCGATATTTTCGGTGTGACACCGGTCACGATTCGTAACGATCTGGCTGCACTCGAACGTGAGGGAGTGCTGGTGCGCGATCACGGCGGTGCCGTCGCTTTGCCGGCGACCAGTGCGTTGATTGCGTTCGAGCAACGGGCCAGTATTCGGCTTGAGGCAAAGGCACGCATCGGGGCGGCGGCGGCGCAATTTGTGCAACCCGGTGATACCATTCTGCTCGATGCCGGAACGACGGTGGTTGAGATGGTGAAGCATCTGCGGCAGCGGACGCCGCTGACGGTGGTGACCAACGCTTTGAATGTGGTCATCGAGTTACGTCATCTCAACGATGTACAGGTCTGGATGCTGGGAGGTACGGTCAACTACGCCACGTTCGGTACTCTCGGCCCGCTGGTTGAACAAAGCCTGGGTGATCTGGTCGTCGAGAAGCTCTTTTTGGCCGCCGAGTCGGTCGACTCGACGTATGGTGTGACCGATTCGACCAGCGAGATTGCCCATACCAAGCGCGCATTGGCACGGGCTGCGCGGAGGATTATCCTGCTCGCCGATTCGAGTAAGTGGCAGCGGCGTGGATTTATCAAGGTGCTGCCTTTAGAAGCAATTGAGACGATTATCACCGATACCGATCTGCCGGAAACCGAGCTACGTCGGTTAGAGATGGCCGGCGTGCGCGTTGTGCTGGTGTGA